The nucleotide window AATGTGCGGCAGGGACTTCGTCACGCCCGACGACGTCAAGCCATTCGTTTATGAGGCTCTCTCCCACCGGGTGATCATGGGCATCGAATACCAGATCGAGGGAAATATCACTCCCCGGTCCATTATCGGCGAGATCATGTCCTCCATCGAGCCTCCTAAGGACTACGTACGGCAGGGCTTTATAAAGCGGTAGGCGCGTGAGGGAGCGGGATATCGACGTTTTCCAGAAACATGGTCGATGAGGCGGGCTTTTTCCTGGCCTTCCTAATCGTCGGCATCGTCTTCGGCAACATTATAATGATATACGTATCCCTGGTGCCGTTCCTCTTCCTGCTCCTGTCCATGGCATACCACACAAAATACGATATAACCATCAGCCGGAACGAGAAGGTCATCAAAGCCCGCCTGAACGAGACAGTCCATGTGTCCATGACCATCAACACGAACGGCGGCACAGGCATCTATACGATCTACGACCCGCTTCCGGATCACCTGAGCCTCGTGAAGGGAAATAACTTTCACGTCTACTGGAATGACGGGCGGAAGCGCCCCGTTGAGCTGTCCTATGACGTCGAAGGCACGAAGCGCGGAATATATACCCTGGGGCCTGCGCACATCGAATGTTATCATAACTCCTGGATCGAGCAGCCCGTTTCCAGCATCGACGAGAAAGCGACCCGGCTCATCGTCGACCCGGAACGGCAGAACATCAAGAAAATGCGGGACCCCCGGCTCCTGTCCAGCATGCCCGTGCCCATCGGGGCGGTCAGCAAGCTCGGGCAGAGGACGACGGACTTTACCGAGATCCGCGGATACCGGCCAGGCGACCCGTACCGTACTATCAACTGGAAAGCGACGGCCAGGTTCTCGATGGCCGCCGACCAGAAGCCGTACGTGAACGAGTATGAGAAAGAAGGAAAAAAGACCGTATTCATTTTCGTGGACGCTGGAGCCTGGGCCGGGCACGGCCCCGAGGCGGACCACGTCTATGAGCACGTGGCCAGGGCCGCGTCGGGCATCGCGTCGTTCTACCTGGAAAGGAACATGCGTGTCGGCGCATACATCTATAACTATGGCGAGCTTATAGTGCCCGATACGGGGAAAAAACAGGCATCGATCATACTCAAGGACCTGCTCGAAATACGGCCTGGAAGCCGCGATGGCGACAACGGTTTAAAAAAAGCCGTGAAAGAATGCTCGGGCCACCTGATGGGTACAATACCCCTTTTTATC belongs to Methanocella sp. and includes:
- a CDS encoding DUF58 domain-containing protein, whose translation is MVDEAGFFLAFLIVGIVFGNIIMIYVSLVPFLFLLLSMAYHTKYDITISRNEKVIKARLNETVHVSMTINTNGGTGIYTIYDPLPDHLSLVKGNNFHVYWNDGRKRPVELSYDVEGTKRGIYTLGPAHIECYHNSWIEQPVSSIDEKATRLIVDPERQNIKKMRDPRLLSSMPVPIGAVSKLGQRTTDFTEIRGYRPGDPYRTINWKATARFSMAADQKPYVNEYEKEGKKTVFIFVDAGAWAGHGPEADHVYEHVARAASGIASFYLERNMRVGAYIYNYGELIVPDTGKKQASIILKDLLEIRPGSRDGDNGLKKAVKECSGHLMGTIPLFIIITMAGSKNARDIIEGIKSMRKYSPGARIPHITLLHIKGYNLEAQGPAEETGASLLEFDNLPYVNTIKKTGALVVQWDPRTSSLSQIMMAGFGRRSR